A window of Nicotiana sylvestris chromosome 8, ASM39365v2, whole genome shotgun sequence genomic DNA:
TGCCTTCATTATGTTCAACATGGCTTCTTCACTATCTTTTTTCTTGAGCCGAGTGTTTATCGGAAAACAACCTATCTACCTCCACAaggtagggtaaggtctgcgtacacattattcTCCCTAGACCCAACAATATAGGAACATACCaagtatattgttgttgttgttgagaaaaattcaaaattcaacaTTCAAGCACGAATTTAGAATAAATAAATCATAAATCATATTATATTTAAACGCCACATTTATTTATAGCCAAATATAAGTGGAATACATGGAGAGATTAACCATACAGCTCCAATTTATTTTCTGGAGGCTACATAAATATATCATCCCTTAACCAATCTGGGGAGTTTGTACAATAAAGTCCAATACATTAACAAAAAGACGAACACGATTACATCTTAAATCTTCTGTAACAGGACCACCATTCAGTATAGTTTGAACATTAGTTAGTTTTGGATTTTCCTTCTGAATTATTTGCATAGCAAACTTAGCTGGTGTCCCAAGAAGTTCTGGCCATCTTTCCTTTGTCACTCCTATAATTTATACACGTATAATGTGTGTGAGAGAGATATTATTATGAAATTAAAGAATATCAAACATTAATATATATGCACTATTATATATAAATTTAACAGTACTATGCATcacaattaaatttatattacAATAAATGAACTAAATTTCACTAGTAATAATGATAATACATAAATTTGGATATATTGTTGAAATATAccgcaacaacaacccagtaaaaatCTTACAAGTGGGGTTTAGGGAGGGCAAAGTGTACCCAGACCTTACCCTTCGGGTAAGGGGGCTATTTCTGAAAAAACGTcggctcaaaaagaagaaaataaataatttaCAATAGATCAGTGACATCAAcaaaaacagaaatagaaaaataaactAATTAATATTGGAATACGCAGAAAAGttgaaattaagaataaaaaccGAACCTGGGCAACCAGACTGAGACACATCAAGTTGCAAGACATTGATTTCCAAATCTCGAGCAGTGAGGGGTTGAATAACTGTTCATAAAACAATTcacataagttttttttttttgtttttgtttttttgaataAATAGAAATAAATGTGAAAGAAATATAACGTAGAAATAAATGTGAGCATGAGAGTGAGAAATGGCTAACGTGATGCAAGAAGCAAGAAAGCAACGACGTGAGCAAACTTCACCATAGTCTTtgaagaataaaagaaaggaaactATATATGTTCTGATGTGTTAGATTTGTTTAGTTTTACAGTGATATATTTATAGGAGATTTTTTGGCCTCAAATCTTCATGAGCTACGTGTTGCTCTAAGCAGCCATAATAGACTTAATTTAATATGTTGAAGATAAGCTTGATGTGTTGTAGATGATAAAGAATTtctttttgtcgacttttgtatCAGTTGATGTTCTGGTAGTATTACACTAGACTTAGTTTCGTAACTGATTGTTTTATAAATTTTCCGGTAACGGTCCAAATATGTCCTTACCGTCACATAGTTGGTCTATATATCCCTTTTTGAAATAGAATTCATCCAAATTATTTAGCTCTTCCGTTAATTATACTAAAATGTATGACAAACAttatttcctttttattagtacttttttttctttaccaATTTAACTTGACAAAACTCATGAATTCCTGTTAATTTTACTATTACAAGCCCCACAGGTTCTTCTGACTTGAAGGAGATGAAAATTATCGGAGAAATTTTTTCGATGGTGTTAATTAGGTGAATGTAGGATATGATTATTCAAATTTTGAAGATCTTGTTCCTTTCAGATCTGAAGCTCCACAGTGAACAACACCTTCAAAATCTGAATAACCATATCCTACCTTCACCAAATTAACACTACCAAAAAAATTTCTCCGACAATTTTTATCTCCTTCTTTTCAAAAGAACTAGAGCCTTCTCGGTTGGAAGGTTTTGGTGGTGTAAGTTTGATTTTTAGGAATAAAATCACGTGAAATTGGTGACGAAAATGGAGAAGGCACCGGAAATGGAGGAAACCGGATATGGGAGaatgaaaaagggaaaaaaagataagaaaagaaaaaagaagaaagaaaagagaaaggaaaagaaaaaaagtactAATAAAAAGTAGATAGTGTTTGTAATACACTTTAATACAATTAAAGAAAGAGCTAATTAGTTTGGGTGGATTCATTTTTAAAAAGGGCAACTATGTGACGGTAAGGACATATATGGACCAACTATGTGTATGGTAAGGGCATATATGGATCAATTATGTGACGGTAAGAGTATATATGAGCTAAAGTATTAACGAAGGGTAAATGTGCTCAATTTCGTATATTACAAAGCCATATTTGGACCTTTTTCCGTAAATTTTATGTAGATTTAGTAAAAAAGCAACAACCTATAAGGGGTTGGTCTTTAAATATTGTCTTCATTTTTTAATGTACTTAAAGAATGAGCTCTGGACCTATATAGTTCTTCAGAGATTTTTCTATTGGATCGCTAGAATTTATGTTATATTTATTCTACTTTTATTGTTAAGTGTTCACAAATTTTATCCGATTAGCATGATTTTGTGCTAGTTTTATTGTTAAACAAATTTCACAGAATCGGCGTAACTTTATTTTATCTGCAATCGATGTACTTCTTAAATTGTTCATTAAATCTACCTGACTGGTATAATTTTTCTGTGTTCTTCTCTGCGcttattctacatccagaataaCGATATCTAATTAATGAGCTGCTATATAAATCGATGTAATAGTTctcaaaaagaaaatgaaggaaGAAAAAACTATGTGGGGGACAATATAACATCatctatatataaaaattaaagtGAAATCCAGGATTTCAGTATTAAAACTACAGGAAAAATTTATGATCGGTGCAAACTCCATAAAAAATTTCGGAAGTACAAAATGTGGAGTTCAAACTGATAAACAAACTCTAATGAATTtcttataatttttttatatttttgtgacGAATATTATTGTTTGAGTTTTATTTTCACATTAAAAACTAAATATTGAATAGCTTTAAAATGATGGCTATCTGCCAAAAAGTGGCTATCTGTCAATTTCTTGCGAATTAAAAAATGGTATAGATAAAAGAAAGCAAGAAATTGACTAAAAGAGATATTGTTACAAGTGTCACGTTACAGAGATTATAGGTCAGCGTTATTACCAAATAAATTGACTTCTatattcataaaataattaattattaggCGGCTCTTATGTTTAAGCGCCGCCTCCATCTTTGCCAAAGCATCCTTGAGATATATCCGTTTATTAGTCAAATGTTAATAAATATTTATGATTAATATCCATAGTACGAAAAGCCgccattcccctatataaaccacTAAACAATTTGTCACTATATCCAACAACCCAACTTGTTAAAAAAAATGTCCAACAACATGGGCAACTTGAGatcttcttttgttttcttcCTCCTTGCCTTAGTGACTTATACTTATGCTGCCACTATCGAGGTCCGAAACAACTGTCCGTACACCGTTTGGGCGGCGTCGACCCCCATAGGCGGTGGCCGGCGTCTCGATCGAGGCCAAACTTGGGTGATCAATGCGCCACGAGGTACAAAAATGGCACGTGTATGGGGTCGTACTAATTGTAACTTCAATGCTGCTGGTAGGGGTACGTGCCAAACCGGTGACTGTGGTGGAGTCCTACAGTGCACCGGGTGGGGTAAACCACCAAACACCTTGGCTGAATACGCTTTGGACCAATTCAGTGGTTTAGATTTCTGGGACATTTCTTTAGTTGATGGATTCAACATTCCGATGACTTTCGCCCCGACTAACCCTAGTGGAGGGAAATGCCATGCAATTCATTGTACGGCTAATATAAACGGTGAATGTCCCCGCGAACTTAGGGTTCCCGGAGGATGTAATAACCCTTGTACTACATTCGGAGGACAACAATATTGTTGCACACAAGGACCTTGTGGTCCtacatttttctcaaaatttttcaaacaaagatgCCCTGATGCCTATAGCTACCCACAAGATGATCCTACTAGCACTTTTACTTGCCCTGGTGGTAGTACAAATTATAGGGTTATCTTTTGTCCTAATGGTCAAGCTCACCCAAATTTTCCCTTGGAAATGCCTGGAAGTGATGAAGTGGCTAAGTAGATTGGCTATTTCTGTAATAAGATCACCTTTTGGTCAAATTATTCTGTCGAAGCGTTAGTGTAAGACAATCTACTTTGACTCGTTTTTATAGTTTACATACTTTGTTTGAAGTGATCAAGTCATGATCTTTGCTGTAATAAACCTAAGACCTGAATAAGAGTCACATATGTATTTTTGTCTTGATGTTATATAGATCAATAATGCATTTGGATTATCGTTTTTATATTGTTTTTCTTTTGAAGTTTTAGTAAAGTCTTAAGCTTAAaccaataaacaaaacaaacaaaaaaaaaggtattGATAATATTCTAGCATAGGACCCAGACGTTGAAAGTATAAAATGGTAGGATAAGATAAACTATTTGGAGCTCATTAACTTCAGTCTTAAGTCAATagatgaaaataataatttacAGGCGGCTTTTAGAAACATTTTCAAGTACGTACGTAATTGAATTATTCTGCACATGCTACTTGACTTCTATGCAATTCCTCCTGAAAATAAGCTAATTCTTTGACGTAATGGGAAAGAGATTATTAATGCCTCCTATTCTTTTTATtcgaaaataatttaatttttaatttcacTATTTACTTTAAGACCATGTTTTAATATTACTAACATATTTAatcacaagtttcataaaattttcattcttttttcaaaTTCAGTGATCACTCAAACTAAGTTGCTAATCATCTGGTATTAGAAAAAGGAAATCTCTAAAAGAAAAACTAAGCTTCATATTTT
This region includes:
- the LOC104231145 gene encoding proteinase inhibitor I-A, yielding MVKFAHVVAFLLLASLIQPLTARDLEINVLQLDVSQSGCPGVTKERWPELLGTPAKFAMQIIQKENPKLTNVQTILNGGPVTEDLRCNRVRLFVNVLDFIVQTPQIG
- the LOC104231144 gene encoding osmotin; this translates as MSNNMGNLRSSFVFFLLALVTYTYAATIEVRNNCPYTVWAASTPIGGGRRLDRGQTWVINAPRGTKMARVWGRTNCNFNAAGRGTCQTGDCGGVLQCTGWGKPPNTLAEYALDQFSGLDFWDISLVDGFNIPMTFAPTNPSGGKCHAIHCTANINGECPRELRVPGGCNNPCTTFGGQQYCCTQGPCGPTFFSKFFKQRCPDAYSYPQDDPTSTFTCPGGSTNYRVIFCPNGQAHPNFPLEMPGSDEVAK